A region from the Falco rusticolus isolate bFalRus1 chromosome 4, bFalRus1.pri, whole genome shotgun sequence genome encodes:
- the MED26 gene encoding mediator of RNA polymerase II transcription subunit 26 isoform X2 — MVAVLEVISSLEKYPITKEALEETRLGRLINEVRKKTSNEELAKRAKKLLRNWQKLIEPVTQSEPVPRGLPNPPGSANGGAHNCKPEAQLPAVAGSKPISELKSRNDIQKLNSPKPEKLGNRKRKGEHRDRHQGPPPPNVSKASLEVLQNSSPPPTNGIGGSPENFPSPVDVNLHAGPESSRTELSENDKHSKIPVNAVKPHTSSPGLVKPSSTSSLLKTAVLQQHDKSEETTGPHQPKSPRCSSFSPRSIRHDTFARQHTTYSPKDSMPSPSQRSQFLDTAQVPSPPPSLMQPSTPPMPAKRLEFTQQSVTEVSQHWQEQQVPSESQQRHTAGTLQQHTSPSCKTSSHPGESLMPHMGFSQDTSKMDSDDAASGSDSKKKKRYRPRDYTVSLDGHVTEGGVKPVRLKERKLTFDPMTGQIKPLIQKDPLQVEIPALPEQHRTETEKQEQKPNLQSPFEQTNWKELSRNEIIQSYLNRQSSLLSSSGVQTPGAHYFMSEYLKQEESTRKEARKTHVLAPNSKPTDLPGVTREVTSDDLDRIREHNWPGVNGCYDTQGNWYDWTQCISLDPHGDDGRLNILPYVCLD, encoded by the exons ATGGTGGCAGTGCTGGAAGTGATCTCCAGCCTGGAGAAATATCCCATTACCAAAGAGGCACTTGAG gAAACAAGACTTGGGAGGCTTATCAATGAGGTGAGAAAGAAGACATCCAATGAGGAACTTGCCAAACGTGCCAAGAAATTGTTGCGGAATTGGCAAAAGTTGATAGAACCTGTAACCCAGAGTGAACCAGTGCCAAGAGGGTTGCCGAATCCACCTGGATCAGCAAATGGTGGTGCTCACAACTGCAAACCAGAAGCGCAACTTCCTGCTGTGGCTGGATCAAAGCCAATCAGTGAATTGAAAAGCAGGAATGATATACAGAAACTAAATTCTCCAAAACCAGAGAAATTGGGAAATCGGAAAAGGAAAGGTGAACACAGGGACAGGCATCAGGGCCCTCCTCCCCCAAATGTCTCCAAAGCTAGTCTTGAAGTATTACAAAACTCTTCACCCCCTCCGACAAATGGAATTGGAGGTAGTCCTGAAAATTTTCCTAGTCCTGTGGACGTAAATCTACATGCAGGGCCTGAAAGCAGCAGGACGGAACTCAGTGAAAATGATAAACACAGTAAGATCCCAGTAAATGCTGTAAAACCTCACACCAGTTCTCCAGGACTTGTAAAACCTTCAAGCACTTCCTCGTTATTAAAGACTGCAGTGCTTCAGCAGCATGATAAATCGGAAGAAACTACAGGACCACACCAACCTAAGAGTCCTCGCTGTTCCTCATTTAGCCCTAGAAGCATTAGGCATGATACTTTTGCTCGGCAGCATACTACGTACTCACCAAAGGATTCAATGCCTAGTCCATCTCAAAGGTCTCAGTTCTTAGATACTGCACAGGTGCCATCACCGCCACCATCCTTGATGCAACCATCAACACCTCCGATGCCAGCAAAAAGACTGGAGTTCACTCAGCAATCAGTAACTGAGGTATCTCAGCactggcaggagcagcaggtaCCTTCTGAAAGCCAGCAGAGGCATACAGCAGGGACACTTCAACAGCACACATCTCCCAGCTGCAAAACCAGCTCCCACCCAGGGGAATCTCTCATGCCACACATGGGCTTTTCACAAGACACTTCAAAAATGGACAGTGATGATGCTGCTTCAGGTTCTGAtagtaaaaagaagaaaaggtacCGACCCAGAGACTATACAGTCAGCTTGGATGGGCACGTGACAGAAGGGGGTGTGAAACCTGTGAgattaaaagagagaaaactcaCTTTTGATCCCATGACAGGACAGATAAAACCTTTAATACAGAAAGATCCTTTGCAGGTGGAAATCCCTGCACTTCCTGAACAGCACAGGACAGAAACGGAAAAGCAGGAGCAAAAACCCAACCTGCAAAGCCCTTTTGAACAAACGAACTGGAAAGAATTATCCAGAAATGAAATCATTCAGTCGTATTTAAACAGACAGAGTAGCTTGCTGTCTTCATCAGGAGTACAGACTCCAGGAGCTCACTACTTCATGTCTGAGTATttaaagcaggaggaaagcacTAGAAAAGAGGCTAGAAAGACTCATGTTCTAGCTCCTAACAGCAAACCTACAGACTTGCCTGGGGTCACAAGAGAGGTCACAAGTGATGACCTCGACAGAATACGTGAACATAACTGGCCAGGCGTGAACGGTTGTTATGACACACAGGGTAACTGGTATGATTGGACACAGTGCATATCTTTAGATCCACATGGGGATGATGGTAGATTGAACATCCTGCCTTACGTCTGCCTAGACTGA
- the MED26 gene encoding mediator of RNA polymerase II transcription subunit 26 isoform X1 codes for MTAAPAPSPQQIRDRLLQAIDPQSNIHNMVAVLEVISSLEKYPITKEALEETRLGRLINEVRKKTSNEELAKRAKKLLRNWQKLIEPVTQSEPVPRGLPNPPGSANGGAHNCKPEAQLPAVAGSKPISELKSRNDIQKLNSPKPEKLGNRKRKGEHRDRHQGPPPPNVSKASLEVLQNSSPPPTNGIGGSPENFPSPVDVNLHAGPESSRTELSENDKHSKIPVNAVKPHTSSPGLVKPSSTSSLLKTAVLQQHDKSEETTGPHQPKSPRCSSFSPRSIRHDTFARQHTTYSPKDSMPSPSQRSQFLDTAQVPSPPPSLMQPSTPPMPAKRLEFTQQSVTEVSQHWQEQQVPSESQQRHTAGTLQQHTSPSCKTSSHPGESLMPHMGFSQDTSKMDSDDAASGSDSKKKKRYRPRDYTVSLDGHVTEGGVKPVRLKERKLTFDPMTGQIKPLIQKDPLQVEIPALPEQHRTETEKQEQKPNLQSPFEQTNWKELSRNEIIQSYLNRQSSLLSSSGVQTPGAHYFMSEYLKQEESTRKEARKTHVLAPNSKPTDLPGVTREVTSDDLDRIREHNWPGVNGCYDTQGNWYDWTQCISLDPHGDDGRLNILPYVCLD; via the exons ATCCATAACATGGTGGCAGTGCTGGAAGTGATCTCCAGCCTGGAGAAATATCCCATTACCAAAGAGGCACTTGAG gAAACAAGACTTGGGAGGCTTATCAATGAGGTGAGAAAGAAGACATCCAATGAGGAACTTGCCAAACGTGCCAAGAAATTGTTGCGGAATTGGCAAAAGTTGATAGAACCTGTAACCCAGAGTGAACCAGTGCCAAGAGGGTTGCCGAATCCACCTGGATCAGCAAATGGTGGTGCTCACAACTGCAAACCAGAAGCGCAACTTCCTGCTGTGGCTGGATCAAAGCCAATCAGTGAATTGAAAAGCAGGAATGATATACAGAAACTAAATTCTCCAAAACCAGAGAAATTGGGAAATCGGAAAAGGAAAGGTGAACACAGGGACAGGCATCAGGGCCCTCCTCCCCCAAATGTCTCCAAAGCTAGTCTTGAAGTATTACAAAACTCTTCACCCCCTCCGACAAATGGAATTGGAGGTAGTCCTGAAAATTTTCCTAGTCCTGTGGACGTAAATCTACATGCAGGGCCTGAAAGCAGCAGGACGGAACTCAGTGAAAATGATAAACACAGTAAGATCCCAGTAAATGCTGTAAAACCTCACACCAGTTCTCCAGGACTTGTAAAACCTTCAAGCACTTCCTCGTTATTAAAGACTGCAGTGCTTCAGCAGCATGATAAATCGGAAGAAACTACAGGACCACACCAACCTAAGAGTCCTCGCTGTTCCTCATTTAGCCCTAGAAGCATTAGGCATGATACTTTTGCTCGGCAGCATACTACGTACTCACCAAAGGATTCAATGCCTAGTCCATCTCAAAGGTCTCAGTTCTTAGATACTGCACAGGTGCCATCACCGCCACCATCCTTGATGCAACCATCAACACCTCCGATGCCAGCAAAAAGACTGGAGTTCACTCAGCAATCAGTAACTGAGGTATCTCAGCactggcaggagcagcaggtaCCTTCTGAAAGCCAGCAGAGGCATACAGCAGGGACACTTCAACAGCACACATCTCCCAGCTGCAAAACCAGCTCCCACCCAGGGGAATCTCTCATGCCACACATGGGCTTTTCACAAGACACTTCAAAAATGGACAGTGATGATGCTGCTTCAGGTTCTGAtagtaaaaagaagaaaaggtacCGACCCAGAGACTATACAGTCAGCTTGGATGGGCACGTGACAGAAGGGGGTGTGAAACCTGTGAgattaaaagagagaaaactcaCTTTTGATCCCATGACAGGACAGATAAAACCTTTAATACAGAAAGATCCTTTGCAGGTGGAAATCCCTGCACTTCCTGAACAGCACAGGACAGAAACGGAAAAGCAGGAGCAAAAACCCAACCTGCAAAGCCCTTTTGAACAAACGAACTGGAAAGAATTATCCAGAAATGAAATCATTCAGTCGTATTTAAACAGACAGAGTAGCTTGCTGTCTTCATCAGGAGTACAGACTCCAGGAGCTCACTACTTCATGTCTGAGTATttaaagcaggaggaaagcacTAGAAAAGAGGCTAGAAAGACTCATGTTCTAGCTCCTAACAGCAAACCTACAGACTTGCCTGGGGTCACAAGAGAGGTCACAAGTGATGACCTCGACAGAATACGTGAACATAACTGGCCAGGCGTGAACGGTTGTTATGACACACAGGGTAACTGGTATGATTGGACACAGTGCATATCTTTAGATCCACATGGGGATGATGGTAGATTGAACATCCTGCCTTACGTCTGCCTAGACTGA